From Brucella anthropi ATCC 49188:
ATTCCAACCTTCATGCTATGGGATTGCGACCAGCAGTTACCCGAGGCTAAACGAACGCCGGCAACCGATCTTGCTTTGAGCAAGCTCGCTAAGCCGAACGATCAGATCGACGCCGCGCCCACTAGCGACCTCATCAGCGATTGTTACGCGCATTTCGAAAAGACATTGGAGCACAAGCTCAAGGAGGATCTCACGCCTGAAGTACACACGGCGTGCCTTGCTGCTGCCTGCGAACCCTTTGGTGTGCATCCGAGCAACGATGCGCAGAAGATACCGGAAATCGTCTATCAGACACTTCTCCGTGCTAAAGAACAGGGCCACGAGAGCGAGATGCTGAAGAGCCTCGTCCGTGCCATGTGGCGTTTCTTCCGCGATGAGGAAATCCCGGACCCGACGGAGGCGCAAGCTCCGGTAGCAGTGGGTGCGTGATCCATGTGTGGCACTGTAACGAGGAACTGATTCGTGGCGACGCTCAAGATCATCCATACGGCTGACTGGCAGCTCGGAAAGCCGTTCGGGCGCTTTCCGCAGGAGGTGCGTAGTGCGTTGGCTGAGGCTCGCCTCGATGCCATCGATCGCCTCGGTGCTGCGGCAATATCCAGCGGTGCCACGCACATCGTCGTCGCCGGTGATGTGTTCGACAACGTCGAACCCGGCGACCGCATCGTCACGCAGATGCTGTCACGTATGCAGCGGGCGTCGGTCACCTGGTGGCTGATGCCGGGCAACCACGATCATGCGCGAGCCGGTGGACTCTGGAGCAGGCTGCGCGGGCGTGCGCCTGCCTCAGTCCGGATCGTGGACACTCCCGAGCCTATTGAGATGGAGCAGGGTGCTTGGCTTCTGCCGGCGCCCCTGGAGCACCGGAAGACGGTGTCCGATCCTTCCGCGGCGATGGTCGATATGACGACGCCGCCGGGGGCACTCCGCATCGGTCTCGCACATGGCTCCATCACAGAGTTTGGCGCCACCGGAGAGAGCTCCAATCTGATCCCGCCGGATCGCGCCAAGTCCGCGGGCCTTGACTACCTCGCGCTCGGGGACTGGCATGGCTTTTTGACGGTTGGCGACCGGACCGCTTACAGCGGGACCCCTGAAATTGACCGGTTCGGGCGCGATGAGCCGGGCGGCTGCATCGGCGTGAGCCTGCGATCCAACGAAACGCCCGAGCTGCAGCGGATCGAGACCGGTCGATATCGCTGGATGTCGCGCCGCTGGAGTATGGAGAACATGGAAGACTTGGACCGTGAACTCGCCGCGCTCCGCAGCGAGGCGCGTTTGTCGGACGTGCTCCTTTCGCTCCATCTCGTCGGTGTGGTGAGTCTCGCCGACCGCGTCACGATGACGTCGGCCGTCCAGGACTGTCTGGCGCACGAACTGCGGCATTTGGAACTCGACGCGGATGGCCTGACCGCGCGTCCGACGGCAGAGGACGTCGCCCAAATCGATGTCCAAGGTGCGCTCGCCGGGGCGACTGCTACCCTACAGGCCAGGGCTACCGGATCGGGTTCCGATGCCCAGATCGCCGCCGCGGCGCTGGAGCGTCTCTATGTCGAGGCGATGCGATTCGATGCGGAGGTTGCGCGATGATCCTCAAATCCCTGGAGGTCGAGAACTTCCGCAAGTTCCGCGAACCGCTACGCATCGACGGCTTCACCGACGGTTTGAACATCGTAGTCGAGCCGAACGAGACGGGCAAATCTACCCTATTGGAGGCCCTGCGTGCGGCCTTCTTCATCCGCTACTCCGCCAAGACCGAACTCGTCCGTTCCTATGTCCCGACTGGTGATGACGTGGCGCCCCGTGTCACTGTCGGCTTCGGCCTCAACGGGCAGACTTGGAGGCTCGAGAAGCAGTTCATGAAGTCTCCCTCCGTGCGACTTACCGGCGCGAGCGGGCGACGAGAGAGCGATGCGGCCGAAGAAGCGCTGCAGGAGCTGCTCGGATTCGAGCGGGGCAACAACCGGGGCAGCGATCCCGAAACGCGCGGGCCCCTTGGCATGCTCTGGGTCGAGCAGGCGACGGCACTCTCCGTGGAGAGTCCAAACCGCATCGTGCGCGATACCGTTCGGGGAGTGCTCGAGGCGGAAGTCGGCGCGGTGACGGGTGGTCGACGCTTTGACGCGATCCGGGCCAGCATCGAAGCGGCATATTCAGCGCTGCGCACATCGGCGACGGGCAAGTCGCGCGGCGACTTAGCGGTGGCAGAGGCTCGCGTGTCCACGGCGACGGCTGCCCGCCAGGCGGCCGAGACCAACTTCCATGAATACGAGAACACTCTCACCGAGTTGGACGCGGCGAGGTCACGGCTTAGGATTATCGAGCGTGATCTCGTCGACCCAGAGGCGGCGGAGCAGCGAAAAAAGCTCGAGGCGGACCAGAAGGTCGCGGAGACCGCCTCTCTGCGGTCGACTGCGGCGGAGGCGCAATTCGGACGCGCCGACGAGGTCGCGAAGACGGCTTCGTCGAGGATCGAGCGATTGGACGCAGCCGAGGCTCGCGTCGGATCCGCCGGCACATACCTCGAAGAGAAGGCTCGTCTGCGGGACGAAGCCAAGGCTGAGGCTGCTCGTGCCGGTGAGGAGGAAAAATCACTCCGCGCCGCGCTCGACGAGGCTCGCGCGGAAAGGGAGAAACACGAGGAGGCACTGTCCTCCGCACGCGCGCGATTGCGCGGGTTCGCTAATGCCGCGGGCGCTCGTCGCGCGATCGATGCGCGAAAAGCTCTAGCCGAGCTAGAGGAGCGTGAGCGTGCGCTGGTTGATGACTCCGCCGGGGCCGTCGATAGTGACGACCTTGAGGAGATTACCGAACTCGAGCTTGCCGCCATCCAGGCACGCGCCCGGTTCGAAGCAGGCGCTGTGAAGGTAGAAGTCGAACTCGGGGCGGGCGCATCTTTGAGGATTGACGGGTTGACGACCGACGTCACCAGCGTTGACGTCCTCAAGACCACCAAGTTCGAGTTGGGTGATGCGGGCAGCCTAGTCGTGCGCCCGCCGCAGGGTTCGGGTCAGTCCATTGAGGCCGATCTTGCAGCGGCGACGGAAGAACTCGCTTCCGCCTTGCGGTCGCTCGGCATCAAGTCGCATGCGGAGGGCGTGGCCCGGAACGAACGGGCCTCCGCTGCCAAGCGCGAGTTGAAGGCGCTCCGGACACAGATCGCCTCGGCATGTCCTGGAGATCCGACAATCGGGTTGGCGCCCGGGGCAGATGCCCTGCGCGCCTTCGTGGCCGAGCTGGGCGACATCGCCGACGTTGTCGCCCCAACCGACAATGTCGACACGCTGGAGAAGGCGGTGGTCGACGCCAAGCTCGCCGAGGCTGCCGCATCCGGAAAGCGCGAAGACGGGAGGACGGCTCTGTCGAAGGCGGAGAGTACGCTCGCAACGGCCGAAGCCGATTATTCCGCAGCCATCCGCGAATCCGAGGCTGCGGCTGAAGATCTCCGGAACCTCCTAGAGATCGGGGATCGGGAAACGCTCGAAGCGGCGCGCGGTGAGGCTCAGCGGGAGCGTGCCGCGAAGTTCGAAGCTCTCGAGAAGGCGCGCGAAAGCGCCACGTCTTTCGACGCCGACGCTATCCGACGCCGCATTGTGAACCTCGATCGTGCCGCCAGCCGGGCCGGCGAGGAACGACTTGAACTGACCGCCCGGATCGCGTCGCTCGAATCCACGATCGTTAGGGAAGGGACAAACGGGCCTGCCGGTCGCCTTGCCGAAACGCGGGAGGAAGAGGAGGCCGCGATCGCCGCTTGCGATCGTTTGCGGCATGAGGCCGACATGCTTGAGGTGCTCCGCGAGGCGCTGTCGGATGCCGCGAATGAAGCGTCGAGGACATTCCTCGCACCCGTCACGGCTCGGGCTAGTCGATACATCCAGCAGCTTCTTCCCGGATGTGATCTGTCATTCAACGAGGAGCTCGGGCTGACCGGCCTCACGAGGGCGGGGATCGATGAATCCTGTGGTGATCTCAGTCG
This genomic window contains:
- a CDS encoding AAA family ATPase, whose product is MILKSLEVENFRKFREPLRIDGFTDGLNIVVEPNETGKSTLLEALRAAFFIRYSAKTELVRSYVPTGDDVAPRVTVGFGLNGQTWRLEKQFMKSPSVRLTGASGRRESDAAEEALQELLGFERGNNRGSDPETRGPLGMLWVEQATALSVESPNRIVRDTVRGVLEAEVGAVTGGRRFDAIRASIEAAYSALRTSATGKSRGDLAVAEARVSTATAARQAAETNFHEYENTLTELDAARSRLRIIERDLVDPEAAEQRKKLEADQKVAETASLRSTAAEAQFGRADEVAKTASSRIERLDAAEARVGSAGTYLEEKARLRDEAKAEAARAGEEEKSLRAALDEARAEREKHEEALSSARARLRGFANAAGARRAIDARKALAELEERERALVDDSAGAVDSDDLEEITELELAAIQARARFEAGAVKVEVELGAGASLRIDGLTTDVTSVDVLKTTKFELGDAGSLVVRPPQGSGQSIEADLAAATEELASALRSLGIKSHAEGVARNERASAAKRELKALRTQIASACPGDPTIGLAPGADALRAFVAELGDIADVVAPTDNVDTLEKAVVDAKLAEAAASGKREDGRTALSKAESTLATAEADYSAAIRESEAAAEDLRNLLEIGDRETLEAARGEAQRERAAKFEALEKARESATSFDADAIRRRIVNLDRAASRAGEERLELTARIASLESTIVREGTNGPAGRLAETREEEEAAIAACDRLRHEADMLEVLREALSDAANEASRTFLAPVTARASRYIQQLLPGCDLSFNEELGLTGLTRAGIDESCGDLSRGTQEQLAILTRLAFADLLLEDGAPISLILDDPLVYSDDARLETMTDILQDASKRMQVILLTCRSKAFRHVEANRITLR
- a CDS encoding metallophosphoesterase family protein, with translation MATLKIIHTADWQLGKPFGRFPQEVRSALAEARLDAIDRLGAAAISSGATHIVVAGDVFDNVEPGDRIVTQMLSRMQRASVTWWLMPGNHDHARAGGLWSRLRGRAPASVRIVDTPEPIEMEQGAWLLPAPLEHRKTVSDPSAAMVDMTTPPGALRIGLAHGSITEFGATGESSNLIPPDRAKSAGLDYLALGDWHGFLTVGDRTAYSGTPEIDRFGRDEPGGCIGVSLRSNETPELQRIETGRYRWMSRRWSMENMEDLDRELAALRSEARLSDVLLSLHLVGVVSLADRVTMTSAVQDCLAHELRHLELDADGLTARPTAEDVAQIDVQGALAGATATLQARATGSGSDAQIAAAALERLYVEAMRFDAEVAR